The proteins below come from a single Jaculus jaculus isolate mJacJac1 chromosome X, mJacJac1.mat.Y.cur, whole genome shotgun sequence genomic window:
- the Dynlt3 gene encoding dynein light chain Tctex-type 3 → MEEYHRHCDEVGFNADEAHNIVKECVDEILGGEDYNQNNINQWTASIVEQSLAHLVKLGKAYKYIVTCAVVQRSAYGFHTASSCFWDTTSDGTCTVRWENRTMNCIVNVFAIAIVL, encoded by the exons ATGGAGGAATATCACCGCCACTGCGACGAG GTTGGCTTCAATGCTGACGAAGCCCACAATATTGTCAAAGAA TGTGTTGATGAGATCCTAGGAGGAGAGGACTACAACCAGAACAATATCAATCAGTGGACTGCAAGCATAGTGGAGCAATCCCTAGCACATTTGGTTAAACTGGGGAAAGCTTATAAATACATTG TGACTTGTGCTGTGGTCCAGAGGAGTGCATATGGCTTTCACACAGCCAGCTCATGCTTTTGGGATACCACATCCGATG gaacCTGTACTGTAAGATGGGAGAACCGAACCATGAACTGCATTGTTAATGTTTTTGCCATTGCAATTGTTCTGTAA